The DNA region GGACAACCGAAAGGTCGATTAAAAAATAAAGATACTGAATATGCATTTGATACCGAGATTTATCATTCGTTTGAAATTGAACGTATTGCAAATCTTGCTTTTCAAATAGCTCAATCTAGAAAAAATAAAGTTTGTTCTATTGATAAATCAAATGTTCTTGAAAGTTCTCTTTTATGGAGAGAAATTGTAAATTATGTATCTAAAAAATATTCTAGTGTCGATTTAACTCATTTATATATTGATAACGCTACCATGCAAATTATTAAAAATCCTAATCAATTTGATGTGTTACTTTGCTCTAATCTTTTTGGAGACATTATTTCTGACGAATGCGCAATGATTACAGGTTCAATTGGTATGCTTCCTTCTGCAAGTTTAAATGAAAAAAATTTTGGTTTATATGAACCTGCAGGTGGATCAGCACCAGATATTCAAGGTAAAAATATTGCAAATCCTATAGCTCAAATTCTTTCTGTTTCTATGTTAGTTAGATATAGTATGAATTTACCTAAAATATCAGATAAAATAGATTCTTCTGTTAGCGATGCATTAAAAAATGGATATAGAACTATAGATATATCTAATGGAGAAAGATACATAAAAACTAATCAAATGGGTGACATAATTTCTGAATTGTTAATGGATAAAAAATGAAAAAAACTTTATATGATAAAATATATGATGCACACATTGTACACAAAGAAAAAAATGATATTGCATTATTATATATAGATTTACATTTATTACATGAAGTAACATCCCCCCAGGCTTTTGATTCATTGAGAAAAAAAAATCGTAAAGTTAGAAAACCAGAAAAAACTTTTGCAACTATGGATCACAATGTTTCCACAATAAGCAAAAGTATTGATGCTTCGGGACCCATGGCTCAAATACAAATGCAAGAATTAATTAAAAATTGTAATGAATTTAATATATCCTTGTACGACTTAAATCATTCTAATCAAGGTATAGTGCACATTATTGGTCCAGAACAAGGTATGACATTACCAGGTATGACAATAGTATGTGGTGATTCTCATACATCCACTCACGGAGCTTTTGGGGCTTTAGCTTTTGGTATTGGTACATCAGAAGTAGAACATGTTTTAGCAACTCAAACGTTAAAACAAGAACGTTTAAAAAACATGAAAATTAATGTTATAGGTAAAATTAATAATTATATTACCGCTAAGGACATAATATTATTTATTATAGGTAAACTTGGTACT from Buchnera aphidicola (Melanaphis sacchari) includes:
- the leuB gene encoding 3-isopropylmalate dehydrogenase, whose product is MMKKFRIAVLAGDGIGPEVMQEAYKILNILKNYFLLPLEIKDFNVGGIAIDKDGVALPEKTLKGCENSDAILFGSVGGKKWNFLPPEKRPERAALLSLRKHFNLFSNLRPAKLYSELKNLSPLKSSILKNGFDILCVRELTGGIYFGQPKGRLKNKDTEYAFDTEIYHSFEIERIANLAFQIAQSRKNKVCSIDKSNVLESSLLWREIVNYVSKKYSSVDLTHLYIDNATMQIIKNPNQFDVLLCSNLFGDIISDECAMITGSIGMLPSASLNEKNFGLYEPAGGSAPDIQGKNIANPIAQILSVSMLVRYSMNLPKISDKIDSSVSDALKNGYRTIDISNGERYIKTNQMGDIISELLMDKK